The Chloroflexota bacterium genome contains a region encoding:
- a CDS encoding IS5/IS1182 family transposase, giving the protein RTHSWMNRFRRILIRWDKSAENYIAFLHFACALVAFRAAGLLG; this is encoded by the coding sequence ACGGACTCATAGTTGGATGAATCGCTTTCGGCGCATTTTGATTCGCTGGGACAAGTCTGCTGAGAATTACATCGCTTTTCTGCATTTCGCCTGCGCGCTCGTCGCTTTCAGGGCCGCTGGGTTATTAGGATAG